The segment CCTAAgccaaaaaaatttcacaaacaaTCCACATGGCAAGTATTCTCCACCCCTCATCCCTCCTTTCCTCCTCCTcttccaccaccaccaccaccacaaaaCCACCAGTATCACCACCCTTTTCCAGACCCCAATCCACCTTATCACCACCCTCTAAACCCCTTTTAACCACACTAACCGCCACAGCAATAGCCACCACAATACTAACGACCTCTCTCCCTTCTTTAGCAGATTCCCCCTCCAGCTTCAACATTTACTACGGTACAGCTGCTAGCGCCGCCAATTACGGCGGCTACGGAGGAAATTCCGATAAGAAGGCGTCGGCTGAGTATATTTACGACGTCCCCGATGGGTGGAAAGAGCGTCTGGTGTCGAAAGTTGAAAAGGGCACAAATGGAACAGATAGTGAGTTTTATAACCCGAAGAAGAAATCTGAGAAAGAGTACCTTACTTATCTTGCTGGGTTTAGGCAATTAGCGCCTAAAGATGTAATTCTGAATAACTTAGCTTTATCTGATGTGAATTTGCAAGATTTAATTGCTAATGCTGATGGGGTTACTTCagaagagagaaaagatgaaaatgggcaattgtattatgattatgaaattgATGGTGTTCTTGGTCATAGCTTGAT is part of the Solanum lycopersicum chromosome 1, SLM_r2.1 genome and harbors:
- the LOC101243638 gene encoding thylakoid lumenal 19 kDa protein, chloroplastic → MASILHPSSLLSSSSSTTTTTTKPPVSPPFSRPQSTLSPPSKPLLTTLTATAIATTILTTSLPSLADSPSSFNIYYGTAASAANYGGYGGNSDKKASAEYIYDVPDGWKERLVSKVEKGTNGTDSEFYNPKKKSEKEYLTYLAGFRQLAPKDVILNNLALSDVNLQDLIANADGVTSEERKDENGQLYYDYEIDGVLGHSLISVTCANNKLYAHFVNAPAPEWKKDEGILRHVHQSFKTVG